One genomic window of Candidatus Zixiibacteriota bacterium includes the following:
- a CDS encoding MMPL family transporter, whose amino-acid sequence MKKALTEFAIDHPWIVIGVVIVITAFFAIQFPKIQIDTDPENMLAKDEPVRVFHQNVKEEFGLYDFIAVGVVAEDGAFNKRILTNVYKIIEEVEDIDGVIADDIMAPSTVDDILQTPDGVLKVETLLEDPPETDEQAASILARIKNNPILRGKLGSDNGKALAMFIPIEAKDMSYRISNEIKAIIDKYETGEEYYIAGLPVAQDSFGAEMFKQMAISAPMAGAIIFLLMLLFFRNVKIVIPPMIVAVVSVVWAMGMLILTGHTVHIMSSMIPIFLIPIAVLNSIHILSVFHDRYQKYKHKKTTIRDTIADLFMPMLFTSLTTVVGFISLATTPIPPVKVFGIFVAFGIFAAWILSLTLNPAFAVLISDKTLRNFGRSEKEEHGILSKIMHALRDFNRRFYKGVLVGAVVIAIVAVIGLFQIEVNDNPVKWFKPGHPLRVADNVMNKHLAGTYMNYLVIDGGEADALKNPELLKYIERLQRHLENNKIVGMTTGVTDVVKKVRYELYSQDEEKYALPDDQNEVAQNLFLYEISGGDPEDLFKLINNDYSKANVWVQMTNGDNQAVAKVVQDAEEFIDANPPPAKIDVNWGGLPYVNIVWQQKMVVGMRSALLGSFAIVFIMMMILFRSFILGLISMLPLTITIMAIYAAIGYIGKPYDMPVAVLSSLTLGLSIDFAIHFIKRSKYIHEETGDFDKTYPLIFEGLARSISRNVMVIAIGFVPMFFSTLVPYVTVGSFFFAIMLVSGAVTMILLPSIFIAMRKKLFPDKEVKESKAKAKVA is encoded by the coding sequence ATGAAGAAAGCACTGACAGAATTTGCGATAGACCATCCCTGGATTGTGATCGGTGTGGTTATAGTTATTACTGCGTTTTTCGCGATCCAGTTTCCTAAGATTCAGATCGATACCGACCCGGAAAACATGCTCGCCAAAGATGAGCCGGTCAGAGTTTTTCATCAGAATGTAAAAGAAGAATTCGGCCTGTATGATTTCATCGCGGTTGGAGTTGTGGCCGAGGACGGCGCTTTCAACAAGCGTATTCTGACCAATGTCTACAAGATCATCGAGGAGGTTGAAGATATCGACGGTGTGATTGCCGATGATATCATGGCGCCCTCGACCGTGGACGATATTTTACAGACTCCCGACGGAGTCCTGAAAGTCGAGACTTTGCTGGAGGATCCGCCGGAGACCGATGAGCAGGCCGCCAGTATTCTTGCCCGTATCAAGAACAATCCGATCCTGCGTGGTAAACTCGGTTCCGATAACGGCAAGGCCCTGGCGATGTTTATTCCTATTGAAGCCAAGGATATGTCGTACCGCATTTCCAATGAAATCAAGGCCATTATCGATAAATACGAGACCGGCGAGGAATACTATATCGCCGGTTTGCCGGTAGCTCAGGACAGTTTCGGGGCGGAGATGTTCAAGCAGATGGCGATCTCGGCTCCGATGGCGGGTGCGATTATTTTTCTTCTGATGCTTCTGTTTTTCCGCAATGTCAAGATCGTTATACCGCCCATGATCGTGGCGGTGGTTTCGGTTGTCTGGGCTATGGGGATGTTGATTTTGACCGGTCATACGGTCCATATCATGAGTTCGATGATCCCGATCTTTCTGATACCGATCGCGGTGCTGAATTCGATTCATATCCTCTCGGTTTTTCATGACCGCTACCAGAAATATAAACATAAGAAGACCACGATCCGTGACACTATCGCTGATCTTTTCATGCCGATGTTATTTACTTCATTGACGACTGTGGTCGGTTTTATATCGCTGGCGACAACCCCGATTCCGCCGGTCAAGGTCTTCGGTATCTTTGTGGCCTTCGGTATCTTTGCCGCCTGGATACTTTCTCTGACTTTGAATCCGGCCTTTGCGGTTTTAATTTCCGATAAGACTCTACGCAATTTCGGCCGTTCCGAAAAGGAAGAGCATGGCATCTTGTCGAAGATCATGCATGCCCTGCGCGATTTCAACCGCAGGTTTTATAAAGGTGTGCTGGTCGGCGCGGTAGTCATTGCTATCGTGGCAGTAATCGGTTTGTTCCAGATCGAGGTCAACGACAACCCGGTCAAATGGTTCAAGCCGGGTCATCCTCTGCGGGTGGCCGACAATGTCATGAACAAGCATCTGGCCGGAACATATATGAATTACCTTGTAATTGACGGTGGCGAAGCGGATGCTTTGAAAAACCCCGAGCTTTTGAAATACATCGAAAGACTCCAGCGTCATCTCGAAAACAACAAGATCGTCGGGATGACTACCGGTGTTACCGATGTCGTCAAGAAGGTGCGTTACGAGCTCTATTCGCAGGATGAAGAAAAGTACGCGCTTCCTGATGACCAGAATGAAGTTGCCCAGAACCTGTTTTTGTACGAGATCTCCGGCGGAGATCCCGAGGACCTGTTCAAGCTGATCAACAACGATTACTCGAAAGCTAACGTCTGGGTGCAGATGACCAATGGTGACAACCAGGCGGTGGCCAAAGTGGTCCAGGATGCTGAGGAATTTATAGATGCTAATCCGCCACCGGCTAAAATCGATGTCAACTGGGGGGGACTGCCGTATGTCAACATCGTCTGGCAACAGAAGATGGTGGTCGGTATGCGCAGTGCTCTTCTGGGATCGTTCGCGATCGTTTTCATCATGATGATGATCCTGTTCCGTTCATTTATATTAGGTTTGATTTCGATGCTTCCCCTGACGATCACGATCATGGCAATCTACGCCGCTATCGGATATATCGGCAAACCGTACGACATGCCGGTTGCGGTATTGTCATCACTGACTTTGGGTCTCTCGATCGATTTCGCAATTCATTTCATCAAGAGATCGAAATACATTCATGAAGAAACGGGAGATTTCGATAAGACATATCCATTAATATTCGAGGGGCTGGCTCGTTCGATATCTCGTAACGTGATGGTGATCGCGATTGGTTTCGTGCCGATGTTTTTCTCGACACTGGTGCCGTATGTAACGGTCGGATCGTTTTTCTTCGCGATCATGCTGGTCTCCGGCGCGGTAACCATGATCCTGTTGCCGTCGATCTTCATCGCGATGCGCAAAAAACTGTTTCCAGATAAAGAAGTCAAAGAATCCAAAGCTAAAGCAAAAGTAGCGTAA
- a CDS encoding outer membrane lipoprotein-sorting protein → MNTFKKLTLVMTALVMILAVDLFADDVASDLMKKAHLNMFYAEDDGLAEVNMSIVNSSGKERIREFAMLRLDNEEGGEQKYYTYFRKPHDVARLTFMVHKNPVDTDQRWLYVPAVDLVKRISADDKGSSFVGSDFSYEDVSGRHWSEDNHKIVEEKEYNGKQVYVIESVPKAEDGIFGKKHTYIDKETMLPIREEYYDDKGELERIFTAEKIEVIEDVPTVTVRKMENVQKEQHTIVEFSSIDYNVGVDNDIFTERFLKNPPRKYIK, encoded by the coding sequence ATGAATACTTTCAAGAAATTAACCCTGGTAATGACCGCGCTGGTGATGATTTTAGCGGTCGATCTGTTCGCCGATGATGTCGCTTCTGACCTGATGAAAAAGGCGCATCTGAATATGTTCTATGCCGAGGATGACGGCCTGGCCGAAGTCAATATGAGCATTGTCAACTCCAGTGGCAAGGAACGTATCCGCGAGTTTGCCATGCTTCGCCTGGATAACGAAGAAGGCGGTGAGCAGAAGTATTACACCTATTTTCGCAAGCCACATGATGTGGCCCGCCTGACCTTTATGGTTCACAAGAACCCGGTCGATACCGATCAGCGCTGGCTGTACGTTCCGGCGGTAGACCTGGTCAAGCGTATCTCTGCCGACGATAAAGGCTCCAGCTTTGTCGGTTCGGACTTCAGCTATGAAGATGTCTCCGGCCGGCACTGGTCCGAAGATAATCACAAGATAGTAGAAGAAAAAGAATACAATGGCAAGCAGGTCTATGTGATCGAATCCGTACCAAAGGCCGAAGATGGCATTTTCGGCAAGAAGCACACTTATATCGATAAAGAGACTATGCTTCCGATCCGCGAGGAATACTACGACGACAAAGGCGAGCTGGAACGGATCTTTACGGCTGAAAAAATCGAGGTGATCGAAGATGTACCCACGGTAACTGTGCGCAAGATGGAAAATGTGCAGAAAGAACAGCATACCATAGTCGAGTTCTCCAGCATCGATTACAATGTCGGGGTCGACAACGATATTTTCACCGAGCGGTTTTTGAAGAACCCTCCACGCAAGTATATCAAGTAA